One window of the bacterium genome contains the following:
- a CDS encoding SLBB domain-containing protein produces MISAWPLGRGKTPLTMLLFFSMALFTIQAGAQTGDPRVAQIREMAKNGNLSPDLLRAYGIDPSDTAAAIGRARAMGVSEEDIQKALARHDSVRTTGTPVTPTGYPENRAQRTGLETVPSVSTKSGATPADTVAKVPAVPVPQPADAQWEGLNYFGYDIFRAGKDLATPAEVGPVDPGYLVSSGDALMLTLWGEVEYQYQLEVSKEGDILIPSVGQVFVAGTELKDLKDQLRNYLSKFYAGLAGNPPTVFLDVTMSNLRGSQIYIMGEIERPGSYTLSSYATAFNAMYTIGGPKLTGSLRDVRILRDGHVTANIDLYDYLVKGLSTDDRHLLHNDIVFVPPRGKTVGISGEVNRPGVYELKEGETIQDLVSFAGKLKPTAYTFRAQIQRIVPMSQRVRGESDKKLVDIDLTADVSAQLLADGDLVMIFPILDKVENFVEITGGGVYRPGRFELSHIKTLSQLIAAADGLTPWAVTDRAEITRTYDNLTSEHLEVNPKAALSGDPAFDLTLQKRDQVHIFSMHDLVDSATVTLRGHVKKPGVYSMSDSLDLYSLLFNYAGLQDSLWQAQTFMQRGDIVRLEPDGRTRKLVPFSVRDVWQRKAAVNVKLQTKDEIVIYDAAVTEVLRREVWAYGAVNNPGLYEWKKGMSLSDLLRESGGFREDAMLLEAEVARTPPMGLKGDSLANILRVPLVDTAIDPDDLESASSAILRGETGANRFLLEPGDRIFVRSNPDCAPLGNVCVAGEVQLPGSYTLRNRNETLRDIIKRANGLKPNGYAGGGQLIRNGQRLFLNFEDLLIHGRKRENVILQPGDSIYIPTRPNVVEVKGAVMNPGYFKYVPGWKATDYVQMAGGKTEAAGKMLVQQPSGRTYECTFWSHPKPLDGAVITIYDKPPEIKGTPTDWAAIIKDSFAITASAATVMVLVKQIK; encoded by the coding sequence ATGATTTCAGCATGGCCGCTGGGGCGAGGCAAGACCCCGCTCACGATGCTCTTGTTTTTCAGCATGGCACTTTTCACCATTCAGGCCGGAGCGCAGACCGGCGATCCGCGAGTGGCACAGATTCGCGAGATGGCCAAGAATGGCAATCTGTCGCCCGACTTGCTGCGCGCCTACGGGATTGATCCGTCCGATACCGCGGCAGCCATTGGCCGCGCTCGCGCCATGGGGGTTTCCGAAGAAGATATTCAGAAGGCGCTGGCACGGCATGACTCGGTGCGAACCACCGGCACTCCCGTGACTCCCACCGGATATCCGGAAAACCGCGCCCAGCGGACAGGTTTGGAGACAGTGCCATCCGTTTCGACAAAATCCGGCGCGACTCCGGCTGATACGGTCGCCAAGGTCCCAGCCGTGCCCGTGCCACAGCCTGCCGATGCCCAATGGGAGGGCCTGAACTATTTCGGTTACGACATTTTCCGCGCGGGCAAGGATCTTGCAACTCCCGCGGAAGTCGGCCCCGTGGATCCCGGCTATCTGGTGAGTTCAGGCGATGCGTTGATGCTCACGCTCTGGGGTGAAGTCGAGTACCAGTACCAGCTCGAAGTCAGCAAGGAAGGCGATATTCTGATCCCCAGCGTGGGGCAGGTCTTCGTCGCCGGAACCGAGCTGAAGGATCTCAAGGATCAGCTTCGCAACTATCTCTCGAAATTTTACGCCGGTCTGGCGGGCAATCCGCCCACGGTTTTTCTTGATGTGACGATGTCGAATCTGCGCGGCAGTCAGATCTACATCATGGGCGAAATCGAGCGGCCCGGCTCCTACACCTTGTCGAGCTATGCAACGGCCTTCAACGCCATGTACACGATTGGCGGCCCCAAGCTTACGGGCAGCCTGCGCGACGTACGCATCCTGCGCGACGGACATGTAACGGCGAATATCGACCTCTATGATTATCTGGTCAAGGGACTCTCGACCGATGACCGCCACCTGCTGCACAACGATATCGTGTTTGTGCCGCCGCGCGGCAAGACGGTCGGCATCAGCGGTGAAGTCAACCGCCCGGGAGTTTACGAGCTGAAGGAAGGTGAGACGATTCAGGATCTGGTGTCCTTTGCCGGGAAACTGAAGCCGACCGCCTACACCTTTCGCGCGCAGATTCAGCGGATTGTGCCGATGTCCCAGCGCGTGCGGGGAGAGTCCGATAAGAAATTGGTGGACATAGATCTCACCGCCGACGTCAGCGCGCAACTGCTCGCGGATGGCGACCTCGTGATGATTTTCCCGATTCTCGACAAGGTGGAAAATTTTGTCGAGATTACCGGCGGGGGCGTCTACCGGCCCGGACGCTTCGAACTCAGCCACATCAAAACCCTCTCGCAGCTCATTGCGGCGGCGGACGGACTGACTCCGTGGGCCGTAACGGACCGGGCGGAAATTACCCGCACCTACGACAATTTGACCAGCGAGCATCTGGAGGTCAATCCCAAGGCCGCGCTGTCCGGAGATCCGGCCTTCGATCTGACGCTGCAGAAGCGGGATCAGGTCCACATCTTCTCGATGCACGACCTTGTGGATTCCGCGACGGTGACGCTGCGCGGCCATGTCAAGAAGCCGGGCGTGTACTCCATGTCCGACAGCCTTGATCTGTATTCCCTGCTGTTCAACTATGCGGGATTGCAGGACAGTCTGTGGCAGGCGCAGACGTTCATGCAGCGCGGCGACATTGTGCGCCTTGAGCCGGATGGCCGCACTCGCAAGCTGGTTCCCTTCAGCGTGCGGGATGTCTGGCAGCGCAAGGCCGCCGTGAATGTCAAGCTGCAGACGAAGGATGAGATCGTCATCTATGACGCGGCGGTGACCGAAGTGCTGCGTCGCGAAGTATGGGCATACGGCGCCGTCAACAATCCGGGTCTGTACGAATGGAAGAAGGGGATGTCCTTGAGCGACCTGCTGCGGGAAAGCGGCGGGTTCCGCGAGGATGCCATGCTGTTGGAAGCGGAAGTTGCCCGGACGCCACCTATGGGACTCAAGGGGGATTCGCTGGCCAATATCCTGCGGGTTCCGCTGGTGGATACCGCGATCGACCCGGACGACCTGGAGAGCGCGTCATCGGCGATTCTACGGGGAGAGACCGGCGCCAACCGCTTCCTGCTCGAACCGGGAGACCGCATTTTTGTGCGCAGCAATCCGGATTGTGCGCCCTTGGGGAATGTGTGCGTCGCCGGTGAGGTGCAGTTGCCGGGTTCGTATACCCTGCGCAATCGCAATGAAACTTTGCGGGACATCATAAAGCGGGCCAATGGCCTGAAACCCAATGGCTACGCCGGCGGCGGGCAACTCATCCGCAACGGCCAGCGGCTGTTCCTCAATTTCGAGGATCTCCTTATTCATGGCCGGAAGCGCGAAAACGTCATTCTCCAGCCCGGAGACAGCATCTATATTCCCACACGTCCCAACGTGGTGGAAGTAAAAGGGGCCGTGATGAACCCGGGCTATTTCAAGTATGTGCCGGGATGGAAAGCTACGGATTATGTTCAAATGGCGGGCGGAAAAACCGAGGCCGCGGGCAAGATGCTCGTGCAGCAGCCATCGGGGCGCACCTACGAATGCACCTTCTGGAGTCATCCTAAGCCTTTGGATGGGGCGGTGATCACGATCTATGACAAACCGCCGGAAATCAAGGGCACGCCGACCGACTGGGCTGCCATTATCAAGGATTCCTTTGCCATCACCGCCAGCGCCGCCACCGTCATGGTGCTTGTCAAGCAAATCAAATGA